The following proteins are co-located in the Deltaproteobacteria bacterium RIFCSPHIGHO2_02_FULL_44_16 genome:
- a CDS encoding sodium-translocating pyrophosphatase, translating into MLKRFFVGCASLSLFFLSSSAFAGEANIQIPDLTLANFVIFGKNVTGLSLMYWGLVVCVIGVIFGFVKYMKTKALPVHSSMEEVSNTIWETCKTYLIQQGKFLGLLWLLVAACIAYYFYSLQHSSVSSTLVILASSILGIAGSYGVAWFGIRINTRANSRTAFAALAKNPMEVFTIPLQSGMSVGLLLVSVELFFMICILTLLPSDLAGPCFIGFAIGESLGASVLRICGGIFTKIADIGSDLMKIVFHLPEDDPKNPGVIADCTGDNAGDSVGPTADGFETYGVTGVALIAFLALVLVLKPEVCGHLIIWIFAMRILMVLTSLISYYVNQKISNDVYGEKKDFNLEAPLTHLVWITSGVSIAVTFGASYLLLASYGSLWWVLSAIISCGTAAGALIPEFTKVFTSTHSAHVKEVVNASRQGGASLNILSGLVAGNFSAFWQGFLILILMFIASMFSQNESLMSLMPSEYPFAAPIFAFGLVAFGFLGMGPVTIAVDSFGPVTDNAQSVYELSLIEKRPQIKEEIRKQFGFEPNFAHAKHILEKGDGAGNTFKATAKPMLIGTAVVGATTMVFGIILLLEHMFGNVVVRLSLVQPEVMLGLLMGGAVVYWFTGASMQAVVTGAYRAVVYIKENIKLDGHHSASIEDSKKVVEICTVYAQKGMINIFIVIFSMALSLAFFDPYFFIGYLVGLAFFGLFQAIFMANAGGAWDNAKKVVEVDLRQKNTPLHEASVVGDTVGDPFKDTSSVALNPVIKFTTLFGLLAVEIAVTMPASIVKTAIAVGFLAIAIAFILRSFYGMRIPQEASNVALTTEEESLSLKARKSA; encoded by the coding sequence ATGTTGAAAAGATTTTTCGTAGGGTGTGCTTCGCTCAGTTTATTCTTCCTCTCATCATCTGCCTTCGCCGGTGAAGCCAATATTCAAATTCCCGATTTAACGCTCGCCAACTTTGTGATTTTTGGCAAAAACGTGACGGGACTGTCGCTTATGTACTGGGGACTTGTCGTTTGTGTGATTGGAGTTATTTTCGGATTCGTGAAATATATGAAAACGAAGGCGCTTCCTGTTCACTCTTCCATGGAAGAAGTTTCCAATACGATTTGGGAAACCTGTAAAACCTATCTCATACAACAGGGGAAATTTTTAGGACTCTTATGGCTCCTCGTTGCCGCGTGCATAGCGTATTACTTCTATAGCCTGCAACATTCATCTGTTTCCAGTACGCTGGTGATTTTGGCATCTTCAATTCTCGGCATCGCCGGTTCTTACGGAGTCGCGTGGTTTGGTATTCGCATTAATACCCGAGCCAACTCCCGCACTGCGTTTGCGGCCCTTGCAAAAAATCCGATGGAAGTTTTTACAATTCCCTTGCAGTCGGGAATGAGCGTCGGACTTCTTCTGGTCAGCGTTGAACTTTTCTTTATGATTTGCATTCTTACCCTTCTCCCTTCGGATTTGGCGGGGCCTTGTTTCATCGGGTTCGCCATTGGAGAATCGTTAGGAGCCAGCGTGCTTCGTATCTGCGGAGGTATTTTTACGAAAATTGCTGACATCGGTTCAGACCTCATGAAGATTGTGTTTCATCTTCCTGAAGATGATCCAAAAAATCCAGGAGTCATTGCGGATTGTACCGGAGACAATGCTGGAGATAGCGTTGGTCCAACAGCCGATGGGTTTGAAACATACGGCGTCACGGGCGTTGCCCTCATTGCTTTTCTTGCCTTAGTTTTGGTGTTGAAACCAGAAGTGTGCGGACACCTTATCATTTGGATTTTCGCAATGCGAATTTTGATGGTTCTCACCTCCCTTATTTCCTATTACGTGAATCAAAAAATAAGTAATGATGTGTACGGAGAGAAAAAAGATTTCAATCTCGAAGCTCCTCTCACCCATCTCGTTTGGATCACGTCAGGAGTTTCTATTGCGGTCACGTTTGGCGCAAGTTACCTTCTTTTAGCAAGCTATGGAAGTCTCTGGTGGGTTCTCTCCGCAATTATCAGCTGCGGAACTGCAGCAGGCGCTCTCATCCCAGAGTTTACAAAAGTTTTCACGAGCACTCATTCAGCACACGTAAAAGAGGTTGTGAATGCTTCACGTCAAGGAGGCGCTTCTCTCAATATTCTTTCAGGACTCGTTGCCGGAAATTTTTCTGCATTCTGGCAAGGTTTCTTGATTCTCATTCTCATGTTCATTGCCTCTATGTTTTCGCAAAATGAATCGCTGATGTCGCTCATGCCGTCTGAGTATCCTTTTGCAGCGCCGATCTTTGCCTTTGGACTCGTGGCATTCGGTTTCTTAGGGATGGGACCAGTCACCATTGCGGTCGATAGTTTTGGACCAGTGACCGACAACGCTCAGTCGGTTTACGAACTCTCTCTCATTGAAAAACGCCCTCAGATTAAAGAAGAGATTCGGAAACAATTTGGATTTGAACCGAACTTCGCGCATGCAAAACATATCCTCGAAAAAGGAGATGGAGCTGGCAACACCTTCAAAGCAACGGCAAAGCCGATGCTCATTGGAACTGCGGTGGTAGGAGCAACGACCATGGTCTTCGGGATTATTTTATTACTCGAACATATGTTTGGAAATGTTGTCGTTCGACTCAGTCTTGTTCAACCTGAAGTCATGTTAGGTCTTTTGATGGGTGGCGCTGTGGTCTATTGGTTTACAGGAGCCTCCATGCAAGCTGTCGTGACCGGAGCCTATCGCGCTGTTGTTTATATCAAAGAGAATATCAAACTCGATGGACATCATTCCGCTTCCATTGAAGACAGCAAAAAAGTGGTCGAAATTTGTACCGTCTACGCGCAAAAAGGGATGATCAATATCTTCATTGTTATTTTCTCAATGGCGCTTTCACTCGCCTTCTTTGATCCTTACTTTTTTATCGGTTATCTCGTTGGCCTGGCGTTCTTCGGACTTTTTCAAGCCATCTTTATGGCGAACGCTGGTGGAGCCTGGGATAACGCCAAGAAAGTCGTGGAAGTCGATCTTCGTCAGAAAAATACACCGCTGCATGAAGCGTCTGTGGTGGGCGATACTGTGGGCGATCCCTTTAAGGATACTTCATCGGTCGCTTTAAATCCGGTGATTAAATTCACGACCTTGTTTGGACTGCTCGCAGTTGAAATTGCGGTCACCATGCCAGCATCAATTGTGAAAACTGCAATTGCCGTCGGTTTTCTCGCAATTGCCATCGCTTTCATTCTTCGTTCCTTCTATGGGATGCGCATTCCACAAGAGGCATCCAACGTTGCATTGACGACAGAAGAAGAGAGTCTTTCACTGAAAGCTCGTAAAAGCGCATAA
- a CDS encoding hopanoid biosynthesis associated radical SAM protein HpnH gives MAVPISQQWTVATYVIAQKLKRRKRYPLVLMLEPLFRCNLECAGCGKIQYPEHVLQKRLTPEQCFQAVEECGAPMVSIPGGEPLIHPEIKQIVEGMIERKKYIYLCTNAILLKRKLNLFTPSKYLTFSVHLDGLKEEHDMAVCRDGVFDQAVEGIKEAVKRGFRVTTNTTLFDGANPERVRAFFDFCMDELKVEGMIMSPGYSYHKAPDQEHFLKRQESFKLFQKILKDRKKSWKFNQTPLFLKFLQGDIEYQCTPWGNPCYSIFGWQKPCYLLGEGYAKTFQELMETTDWDSYGTGRNEKCADCMVSCGYEPTAVDDTFNGIRGMVKTIRAMAS, from the coding sequence ATGGCAGTTCCTATTTCACAACAATGGACCGTCGCAACGTATGTGATTGCGCAAAAATTAAAACGTCGGAAGCGCTATCCTCTTGTGCTGATGCTCGAGCCTCTTTTTCGCTGTAATCTTGAATGCGCAGGCTGTGGCAAAATTCAATATCCAGAACATGTGCTGCAAAAAAGACTGACGCCTGAACAGTGTTTTCAAGCGGTCGAAGAATGCGGCGCTCCCATGGTCAGCATTCCTGGAGGAGAACCTCTTATTCATCCTGAAATAAAACAGATTGTCGAAGGGATGATTGAGCGAAAAAAATATATTTATCTCTGTACCAATGCGATTTTGCTGAAGAGAAAACTGAATCTTTTTACCCCAAGCAAATATCTCACTTTCAGCGTTCATCTTGATGGGCTTAAAGAAGAACACGATATGGCTGTTTGTCGTGACGGTGTTTTTGATCAAGCAGTTGAAGGGATCAAAGAAGCGGTCAAGCGAGGTTTTCGTGTCACGACCAACACCACCCTTTTTGATGGGGCAAATCCAGAACGTGTGCGAGCTTTTTTTGACTTTTGCATGGATGAACTGAAAGTCGAAGGAATGATCATGAGCCCTGGATACAGCTATCACAAAGCTCCCGATCAGGAACATTTTTTAAAACGACAAGAATCCTTCAAACTTTTTCAAAAGATTTTGAAAGATCGAAAGAAGTCATGGAAATTTAATCAGACTCCCCTCTTTCTGAAATTTCTTCAGGGAGACATTGAATATCAATGCACCCCATGGGGGAATCCTTGCTACAGCATCTTTGGATGGCAGAAGCCCTGTTATCTTTTGGGCGAAGGATATGCAAAAACTTTTCAAGAACTGATGGAAACCACAGATTGGGATAGCTATGGAACGGGCCGCAACGAAAAATGCGCTGATTGCATGGTCTCTTGTGGCTACGAACCGACAGCAGTCGATGACACTTTCAACGGCATTCGCGGTATGGTGAAAACAATCAGGGCAATGGCGTCATAG